In the Phaeodactylum tricornutum CCAP 1055/1 PHATR_bd_47x36 genomic scaffold, whole genome shotgun sequence genome, one interval contains:
- the TRD5 gene encoding TRD5 has translation MMHWEREYFWQEEYTERAWCMECVKCEELSGAEGNSGCRDSNSNSFDCASEDQLWLQDCGGPAKGTAVFTIVRYDSSDQIRVQGSDLCLTLVHPRFINLQPCDEADMLQRWRGFDRNQSFDLRPAQDNNGCLSQSHQPRAGEIIFNGGCVLAYKWNTAFWDAIPA, from the coding sequence ATGATGCACTGGGAGCGCGAATACTTCTGGCAAGAAGAATACACGGAGCGTGCGTGGTGTATGGAATGCGTGAAATGTGAGGAACTCTCGGGCGCCGAGGGCAACTCCGGATGTCGTGATAGCAACTCGAACAGCTTTGACTGTGCCAGTGAGGACCAGCTCTGGTTGCAGGACTGTGGTGGTCCAGCCAAGGGAACTGCGGTTTTTACTATTGTGCGCTACGACTCGTCGGATCAGATTCGAGTGCAGGGTTCGGATCTGTGCCTTACACTGGTGCATCCGCGATTCATCAACCTGCAGCCCTGTGACGAGGCTGACATGTTGCAGCGTTGGCGAGGCTTTGACCGCAATCAGTCCTTTGACTTGCGTCCAGCACAGGACAATAATGGCTGCCTTTCGCAGTCGCATCAACCCAGAGCTGGCGAAATCATTTTTAATGGTGGTTGTGTGTTGGCCTATAAATGGAACACTGCGTTCTGGGATGCAATTCCAGCCTAA